One stretch of Narcine bancroftii isolate sNarBan1 chromosome 8, sNarBan1.hap1, whole genome shotgun sequence DNA includes these proteins:
- the LOC138741549 gene encoding gap junction beta-4 protein-like encodes MDWGTLQGVLSGVNKYSTGFGRIWLSVVFIFRVLVYVVAAESVWGDEQSDFVCNTLQPGCPNTCYDHYFPVSHIRLWALQLICITTPSLLVVLHVAYRKERERKHKMKHGENCSRLYKNTGKKHGGLWWTYLISLIFKTGFEIGFLYVLHCIYNRFHLPRLVKCSMFPCPNIVDCFIAKPTEKRVFTYFMVGGSGLCIVLNISEILYLLFKRCFQCCNKNSKKPDFTEQL; translated from the coding sequence ATGGACTGGGGCACTTTACAAGGAGTTCTCAGTGGAGTGAATAAATACTCGACTGGATTTGGGCGGATTTGGCTGTCTGTGGTCTTCATCTTCAGAGTTCTGGTATATGTGGTCGCAGCCGAAAGCGTATGGGGTGACGAACAGAGTGACTTTGTGTGCAACACCTTGCAACCCGGCTGTCCAAACACTTGCTATGACCACTACTTCCCGGTGTCCCACATTAGACTGTGGGCTCTACAGCTGATCTGCATCACCACCCCTTCACTATTGGTGGTCTTGCATGTAGCCTATCGAAAAGAAAGGGAGAGGAaacacaagatgaaacatggagaAAATTGTTCGCGACTGTACAAAAACACCGGGAAGAAGCATGGTGGGCTCTGGTGGACGTACTTGATCAGCCTAATATTTAAAACAGGTTTTGAAATTGGTTTTTTGTATGTGCTTCATTGTATTTATAATCGTTTTCATTTGCCTCGTCTAGTCAAATGTTCGATGTTTCCATGCCCAAATATAGTTGATTGTTTTATTGCCAAGCCAACCGAGAAAAGGGTCTTCACATACTTCATGGTTGGAGGATCAGGTCTTTGCATTGTCCTCAACATTTCTGAAATACTTTATCTACTTTTCAAACGATGTTTTCAATGTTGTAATAAAAACTCTAAGAAACCTGATTTCACTGAACAGCTTTGA